Proteins encoded together in one Coffea arabica cultivar ET-39 chromosome 2c, Coffea Arabica ET-39 HiFi, whole genome shotgun sequence window:
- the LOC113726566 gene encoding heat shock 70 kDa protein, mitochondrial, with translation MATAVLLRSLRRRELASAPISAYKSLVGNTKSAWISANSSSNWASLTRPFSSKPLGNEVIGIDLGTTNSCVAVMEGKNPKVIENSEGSRTTPSVVAFNQKGELLVGTPAKRQAVTNPNNTLFGTKRLIGRRFDDLQVQKEMKMVPYKIVRAPNGDAWVEANGQQYSPSQVGAFVLTKMKETAEAYLGKTIDKAVITVPAYFNDAQRQATKDAGRIAGLDVQRIINEPTAAALSYGSNNKEGLVAVFDLGGGTFDISILEIANGVFEVKATNGDTFLGGEDFDNALLEFLVSEFKGNEGIDLTKDRLALQRLREAAEKAKIELSSTTQTEINLPFITADASGAKHLNITLTRSKFETLVNHLIERTRQPCKNCIKDAGVSSNEVDEVLLVGGMTRVPKVQEVVAEIFGKSPSKGVNPDEAVAMGAAIQGGILRGDVKELLLLDVTPLSLGIETLGGVFTRLINRNTTIPTKKSSVFSTAADNQTQVGIKVLQGEREMASDNKLLGEFELVGIPPAPRGMPQIEVTFDIDANGIVTVSAKDKSTGKEQQITIRSSGGLSEAEIEKMVREAEVHAQKDQERKALIDLKNQADTAIYSIEKSVSEYKDKVPAEVVSEIQAAVSDLRAALQNDNADEIKAKLDAANKAVSKIGEHMSGSGQSGGSASGGSQGGDQATEAEYEEVKK, from the exons ATGGCTACCGCTGTCTTGCTTAGATCCCTTCGTCGGCGTGAACTTGCTTCCGCTCCAATCTCTGCTTATAAATCT TTGGTTGGCAACACCAAGTCAGCATGGATTTCAGCCAATTCAAGCTCCAATTGGGCAAGTCTCACCAGACCGTTTAG CTCGAAACCCCTAGGAAATGAAGTAATTGGTATTGATTTGGGTACAACAAACTCTTGTGTAGCTGTTATGGAGGGCAAG AATCCCAAAGTGATTGAGAATTCTGAAGGATCTCGAACTACACCATCAGTGGTTGCTTTTAACCAGAAAGGAGAGTTACTCGTTGGTACACCAGCCAAGCGTCAAGCAGTCACCAACCCTAACAACACACTCTTTGGGACCAAGCGTTTGATTGGGAGACGATTTGATGATCTACAAGTACAGAAGGAAATGAAGATGGTTCCATACAAGATTGTTAGGGCTCCAAATGGAGATGCCTGGGTTGAAGCTAATGGGCAGCAGTACTCTCCTAGCCAAGTTGGAGCCTTTGTTCTGACTAAGATGAAGGAAACTGCAGAGGCCTACCTGGGCAAGACAATTGACAAAGCTGTGATTACAGTTCCAGCTTATTTTAATGATGCTCAAAGACAGGCTACAAAGGATGCTGGGCGAATTGCTGGTCTTGATGTCCAAAGAATTATCAATGAGCCGACTGCTGCTGCACTTTCTTATGGTTCCAACAACAAAGAGGGTCTTGTTGCGGTCTTTGATCTTGGGGGTGGCACATTTGATATTTCCATCTTGGAGATAGCAAATGGTGTATTTGAG GTCAAAGCAACCAATGGTGACACCTTTTTGGGAGGAGAGGACTTTGACAACGCTCTGTTGGAATTTTTGGTTAGTGAGTTCAAGGGAAATGAAGGAATTGACCTGACAAAAGATAGGCTTGCCCTGCAAAGGCTCCGAGAAGCAGCTGAGAAAGCTAAAATAGAGCTTTCATCAACCACCCAGACTGAAATTAATTTGCCATTTATTACAGCTGACGCGTCTGGGGCAAAGCATTTGAACATCACATTGACGAGATCAAAGTTTGAGACTTTAGTTAATCACTTGATTGAAAGGACCCGACAACCTTGCAAGAATTGTATAAAGGATGCTGGTGTGTCTAGTAACGAGGTTGATGAGGTACTACTAGTTGGAGGAATGACTCGGGTACCGAAGGTACAGGAAGTGGTAGCAGAGATTTTTGGTAAGAGCCCAAGCAAAGGTGTGAATCCTGATGAGGCAGTAGCCATGGGAGCTGCAATCCAGGGTGGAATACTTCGTGGTGATGTTAAGGAGCTCCTGCTTCTGGATGTCACTCCCCTTTCACTTGGTATCGAGACATTAGGTGGTGTCTTTACTAGATTGATCAACAGGAACACAACTATTCCTACAAAGAAAAGCTCG GTGTTTTCAACTGCTGCTGACAACCAAACCCAAGTGGGTATTAAAGTACTGCAAGGAGAGCGAGAGATGGCATCGGACAATAAGCTTCTTGGGGAGTTTGAACTTGTGGGTATCCCACCTGCACCGAGGGGCATGCCTCAGATAGAGGTCACATTTGATATTGATGCAAACGGCATTGTCACGGTGTCCGCCAAGGACAAGAGCACTGGTAAAGAACAGCAGATCACCATCCGTTCATCTGGTGGTTTATCAGAGGCTGAAATTGAGAAGATGGTCAGGGAAGCTGAGGTGCATGCGCAAAAGGATCAAGAAAGGAAGGCATTAATTGATCTTAAAAACCAGGCAGACACCGCCATATATAGCATAGAGAAGAGCGTGAGTGAGTACAAGGACAAAGTTCCAGCTGAAGTGGTGTCTGAAATTCAGGCAGCGGTGTCAGATTTGAGAGCTGCATTGCAAAATGACAACGCCGATGAGATCAAAGCAAAGCTTGATGCTGCAAACAAAGCTGTTTCAAAGATTGGAGAACACATGTCTGGTTCAGGTCAATCAGGTGGTTCTGCCTCTGGAGGTTCTCAGGGTGGTGACCAGGCCACTGAAGCAGAATACGAAGAGGTGAAGAAGTAG
- the LOC113726567 gene encoding uncharacterized protein has product MELTGGGLNADMEADELDREPSPDMPVRNNHFYSLRYPGAVRQKAYIFDGEGNYYNKEWDLAEGRGKEFCWFHVELPKGNQKLSQSAQYLIDVLCPPLKLQDILSLVSNGPFCGHVDGALVFRVNSPGPSSSKFTFRIAARVTQNSVITVSLGRVPRLGFSPTNESLLSEIPALESPNYTRGEQKQRNGIVIGEHVLDFLLTMNHSEEADNPVPKSVSNLVVHIVDTHVDHLQDVVTNLEIELDSLELELDRGGFALKKQMLDDRRFPKMHVDLQRLLQVIAHGQQVFPRVKEKCASKDWFANEDINSLEELVGRLRRLKENVGFIANRVSAIQQGLDSWQAEQINRKLYYLSFLSIIFLPLSVITGVFGMNVGGVPWTAQSRPELKDGFRNVMLLCVAMLGLVLLCFIFPALYSRIMAWRRRRAMRRSWSLNRKSFLRRTTSVGERTERGGYLRLF; this is encoded by the exons ATGGAGCTTACTGGGGGAGGGCTAAATGCAGATATGGAGGCAGACGAATTGGATAGGGAGCCATCGCCAGATATGCCTGTTAGAAATAATCATTTCTACAGCTTACGTTATCCGGGTGCAGTGAGGCAGAAAGCTTACATCTTTGATGGCGAAGGGAATTACTATAACAAGGAATGGGATCTTGCAGAGGGTAGAGGAAAGGAATTCTGTTGGTTCCATGTGGAGCTTCCTAAGGGAAATCAAAAACTTTCTCAATCTGCACAGTACCTTATTGATGTACTTTGCCCACCTCTAAAGCTCCAGGACATTCTCTCACTTGTTAGCAATGGACCATTTTGTGGGCATGTTGATGGAGCTCTAGTATTTAGGGTTAATTCACCTGGACCTTCCTCCAGCAAATTTACATTTAGGATTGCTGCAAGAGTTACGCAAAATTCAGTTATTACTGTGTCATTAGGGCGTGTTCCAAGATTAGGTTTTTCACCAACGAATGAATCTCTTCTCTCCGAGATTCCTGCATTGGAGAGTCCTAATTATACAAGAGGTGAACAAAAACAGAGGAATGGGATTGTGATCGGGGAGCATGTTCTTGATTTTCTACTGACAATGAATCACTCTGAGGAAGCTGATAATCCTGTGCCCAAATCTGTTTCAAACCTTGTTGTTCACATTGTTGATACACATGTGGATCATCTTCAAGATGTTGTGACAAATCTTGAGATCGAGTTGGATTCATTGGAGCTTGAATTGGACAGAG GTGGTTTTGCTCTGAAGAAACAAATGCTTGATGACAGAAGATTCCCGAAAATGCATGTTGATTTGCAGCGTCTCCTGCAG GTAATTGCACATGGGCAGCAAGTTTTTCCACGTGTCAAGGAAAAGTGTGCTTCAAAAGATTGGTTTGCTAATGAAGACATTAATTCCCTTGAAGAGCTTGTTGGACGCCTTAGGAGACTAAAGGAGAATGTTGGCTTCATAGCCAATCGTGTCAGTGCAATTCAACAAGGTCTGGACAGCTGGCAGGCTGAGCAGATAAACAGGAAATTATACTATCTTTCATTCCTCTCCATCATATTTCTTCCTTTATCAGTAATAACTGGAG TGTTCGGGATGAATGTGGGAGGGGTACCCTGGACTGCACAAAGTAGACCAGAGTTGAAAGATGGGTTCCGTAATGTGATGTTGCTGTGTGTGGCTATGCTAGGGCTTGTTCTCCTCTGTTTCATTTTCCCTGCCCTTTACAGTCGCATAATGGCGTGGCGGAGGAGACGGGCCATGAGGAGAAGTTGGTCTCTCAACAGGAAATCCTTCCTTAGAAGAACCACATCAGTTGGTGAAAGAACAGAAAGAGGAGGCTACCTTCGGCTGTTTTGA
- the LOC113726563 gene encoding uncharacterized protein has translation MGNKKRVSSSLDEVEKVHKQIDISIESSGGSEPFKKRLKKEKKNKEAKGENDFDVPSTSPSSKPTSANPMERRKQRKALDKVRHHVEVEAVKTNQVGLDLKENPSKTDEEVSSPGTSGGTNVLPEFHIGVFKHLASADASVRQAAAETMVMELQAVQKAYDKLENKEGVEGGLKLEADKDDGLNSCAPSVGYAVRRLIRGVSSSRECARQGFALGLTVLIGEVPNIRLDSLLKLIVDLLEVSSSMKGQEARDCLLGRLFAYGALARSGRITEDFSNKNTPYIKEFTSSLTSLAAKKRYLQEPAVLVMLELVEKLPVKALLDQVLEAPGLQEWFEGATETGNPDALLLALKMREKVGFDHGVFVKILPSEYSTSKLFSADYLSSVANCLKESTFCQPRVHSVWPVLVNILLLDIVSQDMDSASTLNSVKKHKKGRKGSSAEDDIEKNLRCFCEVIIEGSLLTSSHDRKHLAFDILLLLFPKLPSSCVQAVLSYKLIQCLVDILSTKDSWLYKVAQFFLKELSRLVKNDDGKRVEVIVALQKHSSGKFDCITQTKTVKVLMSDFKSESGCLLFVQELVNMFLDEGHASDEPSDQSQTTDDNSEIGSIEDKDSVGLTGTSDFLKSWIVDSLLYVLKHLKLDPEARFRVQKEIMKFLAVQGLFCSSLGTEVTSFELQEKFRWPKSAISSALSRMCIEQVELLLANAQKGEGPHAAVGGLESNDLGSYFMRFLSTLCNIPSVSLFRVLNDDDEKTFKKLQAMEAQLSREERNCGLSMDANKLHALRYLLIQLLLQILLRPGEVHEAANELIICCKRTFGTSDLLDSSGEDELNGDGTPDIMDVLVDTMLSLLPQSSAPLRSAIEQVFKYFCNDVTEDGLMRMLRVIKKDLKPARHHDTGSEDEDDDEDDLLDIEEAEESDEAETGETADSDEQTDDSEAVCQVEAAGNELPENSDDSDGGMDDDAMFRMDTYLARIFKERKNQAGGETAQSQLVLFKLRVLSLLEIYLHENPGKPQVLKVLSNLAQAYVNPHTTEGSEQLGQRIWGILQKKIFKAKEYPRGEAVQLSALESLLEKNLKLAAKPFKKKKSGSSTSSKKHTASWNRHKMVTALAQNSTFWILKVMDARNFCVSELQRVFDIFKGMLASYFDSKKSQIKSEFLKEIFRRRPWIGHNLFSFLLEKCGTAKSQFRRVEALDVIAEVLKSLTTNADDSSQHSLVKIMKSNLQQLCDLIKELVTNMPEKQSRRADVRKFCSKVFQTLTSLNLTTSFLKALESDARAACESQLGDVFLAFVKR, from the exons ATGGGGAATAAGAAAAGAGTTTCCAGTTCTTTAGATGAGGTAGAAAAGGTACACAAACAAATAGACATAAGTATTGAAAGTAGTGGTGGCTCAGAACCCTTCAAGAAGAGattgaaaaaggagaaaaagaataaagaagCTAAAGGTGAGAATGATTTTGATGTCCCCTCAACCTCACCTTCTAGTAAGCCCACTTCTGCAAATCCGATGGAGAGAAGAAAGCAAAGGAAAGCACTCGACAAAGTTAGGCATCATGTGGAGGTGGAAGCTGTTAAGACAAACCAAGTGGGCTTAGATTTGAAAGAAAACCCGAGCAAAACAGATGAGGAAGTATCCTCACCTGGTACTAGTGGCGGTACTAATGTTTTGCCTGAGTTCCATATTGGGGTGTTTAAGCACCTGGCATCTGCTGATGCTAGTGTTAGACAAGCAGCAGCAGAGACAATGGTAATGGAGCTGCAGGCTGTTCAAAAAGCATATGACAAGCTTGAGAACAAGGAGGGCGTAGAGGGTGGACTAAAGTTGGAAGCTGATAAAGATGATGGATTGAATAGTTGTGCCCCCTCAGTGGGATATGCTGTCCGGAGGCTTATTCGTGGTGTTTCATCATCTAGAGAG TGTGCAAGACAAGGATTTGCTTTAGGTTTGACTGTTCTCATTGGTGAGGTTCCTAATATTAGACTTGATTCACTATTGAAGCTAATTGTTGATTTGTTGGAGGTCTCTTCTTCAATGAAGGGTCAG GAAGCAAGGGACTGCCTCTTGGGTCGGTTGTTTGCTTATGGAGCCCTTGCACGATCAGGAAGAATAACTGAGGACTTTTCGAACAAGAATACTCCATACATCAAAGAATTTACAAGTTCTCTCACCTCTCTTGCAGCCAAGAAGCGGTACTTGCAGGAACCTGCAGTCTTAGTTATGCTGGAATTGGTTGAAAAG TTACCTGTCAAGGCCTTGTTGGATCAAGTTCTTGAAGCTCCAGGACTTCAGGAATGGTTTGAAGGTGCAACTGAAACTGGGAATCCAGATGCCTTGCTTCTGGCACTTAAAATGCGTGAAAAGGTTGGCTTTGATCATGGagtatttgtcaaaattttgccTTCTGAATACAGCACCAGCAAGCTTTTCTCTGCTGACTATCTCTCGTCAGTTGCAAATTGCTTAAAG GAGTCAACATTTTGCCAGCCTCGCGTTCATAGTGTCTGGCCTGTTTTGGTAAATATTCTCTTACTTGATATTGTTTCACAAGATATGGATTCTGCATCAACCCTTAACTCAGTTAAGAAGCACAAAAAAGGTCGTAAGGGCAGCTCAGCTGAAGACGATATTGAGAAGAATCTTCGGTGCTTTTGTGAAGTAATTATTGAAGGGTCACTGTTAACATCGTCTCATGACCGTAAACACTTGGCTTTTGATATTCTACTACTGCTTTTTCCAAAGCTTCCCTCTTCTTGTGTCCAAGCTGTGTTATCTTACAAACTTATTCAGTGCCTTGTGGATATTCTATCTACAAAAGATTCCTGGCTTTACAAAGTtgctcaattttttttgaaagaattgTCGCGGTTGGTCAAGAATGATGATGGCAAAAGAGTTGAAGTAATTGTGGCCCTACAGAAGCATAGCAGTGGGAAATTCGATTGCATTACGCAGACAAAGACAGTTAAAGTTTTGATGTCAGACTTTAAGTCTGAATCAGGTTGCTTATTGTTTGTTCAGGAATTAGTTAACATGTTTCTGGATGAAGGACATGCTTCAGACGAACCGTCTGATCAGAGTCAAACAACAGATGACAACTCAGAGATAGGTTCAATTGAAGATAAGGATTCTGTTGGTTTAACAGGAACTTCGGACTTCTTGAAAAGTTGGATTGTAGATTCTCTCCTGTATGTTTTGAAGCATTTAAAGCTGGATCCAGAAGCACGGTTCCGGGTGCAAAAAGAAATTATGAAGTTTCTGGCTGTTCAAGGGCTTTTCTGTTCATCTCTTGGTACTGAAGTGACTTCTTTTGAGCTACAAGAAAAGTTTAGATGGCCTAAATCTGCAATTTCAAGTGCTCTTTCAAGGATGTGCATTGAGCAGGTTGAGTTGCTGCTTGCGAATGCTCAAAAAGGAGAGGGACCTCATGCAGCTGTAGGAGGCCTTGAGTCAAATGATCTTGGCTCTTATTTTATGCGGTTCCTCAGTACTTTGTGCAACATCCCTTCAGTTTCGTTGTTTAGGGTTCtcaatgatgatgatgaaaaaACATTTAAGAAACTGCAGGCTATGGAAGCTCAGTTGTCAAGAGAG GAGAGGAACTGTGGGCTAAGCATGGACGCCAACAAATTACATGCTTTGAGGTACTTACTCATACAGTTGTTGCTTCAGATTCTACTTCGACCTGGGGAAGTCCATGAGGCTGCAAATGAACTAATCATATGCTGTAAGAGGACTTTTGGCACTTCTGATCTTCTTGACTCCTCTGGTGAAGATGAACTAAATGGGGATGGTACACCTGATATAATGGATGTACTTGTGGATACAATGCTTTCACTGCTGCCACAGTCGTCAGCTCCTTTGCGCTCTGCTATTGAGCAG GTTTTCAAATATTTCTGCAATGATGTCACAGAAGATGGACTGATGCGGATGTTACGGGTGATAAAGAAAGATCTGAAACCAGCTAGACATCATGACACTGGCagtgaagatgaagatgatgatgaggatgatCTTCTTGATATTGAAGAAGCCGAGGAATCAGATGAAGCTGAGACAGGTGAAACAGCTGACAGCGATGAGCAGACAGATGATTCTGAGGCAGTGTGCCAAGTTGAGGCAGCAGGCAACGAACTTCCTGAGAATTCTGATGATTCGGATGGCGGGATGGATGATGATGCAATGTTCAGAATGGATACTTATCTGGCACGTATTTTTAAGGAACGAAAAAACCAAGCTGGAGGTGAAACAGCTCAGTCCCAGCTTGTACTATTTAAACTCCGTGTTCTCTCTTTGCTGGAGATTTACCTACATGAGAATCCAG GTAAGCCACAGGTGTTAAAAGTGTTATCAAATCTGGCTCAGGCATATGTAAATCCTCATACTACAGAGGGTAGTGAGCAGCTTGGTCAGCGTATCTGGGgaattttgcaaaagaaaatatttaaaGCCAAGGAGTATCCAAGGGGAGAGGCCGTGCAGCTCTCTGCACTTGAATCTCTTTTAGAGAAAAACTTGAAGTTAGCAGCaaaaccatttaagaaaaagaaatcagGTTCCAGTACATCGAGTAAGAAACACACAGCCTCGTGGAATCGACACAAGATGGTAACTGCACTTGctcaaaattcaacattttGGATCCTTAAAGTTATggatgcaagaaatttctgtgtGTCAGAATTGCAAAGGGTTTTTGACATTTTCAAGGGTATGTTGGCATCTTATTTTGATAGCAAAAAATCCCAAATTAAATCTGAATTTCTGAAAGAGATATTTAGAAGAAGACCATGGATTGGGCATAATCTGTTTAGCTTTCTGCTGGAGAAATGTGGTACCGCAAAGTCACAGTTTCGGCGAGTTGAAGCTCTTGATGTGATAGCCGAGGTACTGAAATCCCTTACTACTAACGCTGATGACAGTAGCCAGCATTCACTGGTGAAGATTATGAAGAGCAATCTTCAGCAGTTATGTGACCTGATTAAGGAGTTGGTGACAAATATGCCAGAGAAGCAGTCAAGAAGGGCTGATGTGCGGAAGTTCTGTAGCAAGGTCTTCCAGACTTTAACTAGCCTAAACTTGACCACGTCATTTCTTAAAGCATTGGAATCTGATGCCCGTGCTGCCTGTGAATCTCAACTTGGTGATGTATTTCTTGCTTTTGTGAAGCGGTGA